A genomic window from Flavobacterium azooxidireducens includes:
- a CDS encoding ParA family protein, whose amino-acid sequence MGKIIAIANQKGGVGKTTTTVNLAASLGVLEKKVLLIDADPQANASSGLGIDVDGVAIGSYQVLEHSNTPQEAVMKCSAPNVDVIPAHIDLVAIEIELVDKENREYMLKEALASIKDQYDYILIDCAPSLGLLTLNALTAADSVVIPIQCEYFALEGLGKLLNTIKSVQKLHNPDLDIEGLLLTMYDSRLRLSNQVVEEVQKHFNDMVFKTIIQRNVKLSEAPSFGESIINFDATSKGANNYLSLAEEIIKKNS is encoded by the coding sequence ATGGGCAAAATTATTGCAATTGCGAATCAAAAAGGAGGCGTTGGAAAAACAACAACAACCGTTAATTTAGCGGCCTCACTAGGTGTTTTAGAAAAAAAAGTATTACTAATTGATGCTGATCCTCAGGCAAATGCCAGTTCGGGATTAGGCATTGATGTAGATGGTGTTGCGATTGGATCTTACCAAGTTTTAGAGCACAGCAACACGCCACAAGAAGCGGTGATGAAATGTTCTGCTCCCAACGTAGATGTTATCCCTGCTCACATTGATTTGGTTGCCATTGAAATAGAATTGGTCGATAAAGAAAATCGTGAATATATGCTCAAAGAAGCATTGGCATCCATCAAAGATCAATATGATTATATTTTGATTGACTGTGCTCCTTCTTTGGGATTATTAACGTTGAATGCCTTAACCGCAGCCGACAGTGTAGTGATTCCGATTCAATGCGAATATTTTGCGTTGGAAGGTTTAGGAAAATTATTAAACACCATCAAAAGTGTTCAAAAATTGCATAATCCCGATTTGGATATTGAAGGATTATTGTTAACGATGTATGATTCCCGTTTGCGTTTATCGAACCAAGTGGTGGAAGAAGTACAAAAGCATTTTAACGATATGGTTTTTAAAACCATTATTCAACGAAATGTGAAATTAAGTGAAGCTCCAAGTTTTGGCGAAAGCATCATTAATTTTGATGCAACCAGCAAAGGAGCCAACAATTACTTGAGTTTAGCAGAAGAAATTATCAAAAAAAATAGCTAG
- a CDS encoding SDR family oxidoreductase gives MNFSAKMLRDNALEGKVIVVTGGGSGLGKAMTKYFLELGSKVAITSRDLDKLKTTAAELEKETGGTCLPLQCDVRFYEQVEAMLEEVLKKFGKVDVLLNNAAGNFISPTERLSANAFDTIIDIVLKGSKNCTLAFGKHWIDTKQESSVILNIVTTYAWTGSAYVVPSATAKAGVLAMTRSLAVEWAKYGIRSNAIAPGPFPTKGAWDRLLPGDLAEKFDMAKKVPLNRVGDHQELANLAAYLVSDFSAYVNGEVITIDGGEWLKGAGQFNLLEQIPEHMWDMLEAMIKSKKSK, from the coding sequence ATGAATTTTTCAGCAAAAATGCTACGTGATAACGCCTTAGAAGGCAAAGTAATTGTAGTAACCGGAGGCGGTAGCGGTCTCGGAAAAGCGATGACCAAATACTTTTTAGAATTAGGTTCAAAAGTTGCCATTACTTCCAGAGATTTAGATAAATTAAAAACCACCGCAGCCGAATTAGAAAAGGAAACCGGCGGAACGTGTTTGCCGTTGCAATGCGATGTTCGTTTTTATGAACAAGTGGAAGCGATGCTTGAGGAAGTTTTGAAAAAATTCGGAAAAGTGGATGTTTTACTAAACAATGCGGCTGGAAATTTCATTTCTCCCACCGAACGATTATCCGCGAATGCGTTTGATACCATCATCGATATTGTTTTAAAAGGTTCCAAAAACTGCACATTAGCTTTTGGAAAACATTGGATCGACACCAAACAAGAAAGTTCAGTGATTTTAAATATTGTGACAACGTATGCTTGGACGGGTTCTGCTTATGTAGTTCCTAGTGCCACAGCCAAAGCTGGCGTTTTAGCGATGACAAGAAGTTTGGCTGTTGAATGGGCAAAATACGGAATCCGAAGTAATGCGATTGCTCCGGGACCATTTCCAACCAAAGGAGCTTGGGATCGATTACTTCCGGGAGATTTAGCGGAAAAATTTGATATGGCTAAAAAAGTACCGTTAAATCGTGTGGGTGATCATCAGGAATTAGCCAATTTGGCGGCTTATTTAGTTTCTGATTTTTCTGCTTATGTAAATGGCGAAGTGATTACCATTGATGGTGGCGAATGGCTCAAAGGAGCAGGTCAATTTAATTTGTTAGAACAAATTCCTGAACATATGTGGGATATGCTTGAAGCAATGATTAAATCGAAAAAGAGCAAATAA